From Oryctolagus cuniculus chromosome 17, mOryCun1.1, whole genome shotgun sequence, a single genomic window includes:
- the GPRC5C gene encoding G-protein coupled receptor family C group 5 member C, which yields MAAHRALLTCLGLPLLLLPGARAQNAPPGCSPDLNPLYYNLCDRSGAWGIVLEAVAGAGVVTTFVLTIILVASLPFVQDTKKRSLLGTQVFFLLGTLGLFCLVFACVVKPDFSTCTSRRFLFGVLFAICFSCLVAHVFALNFLARKNHGPRGWVIFVVALLLTLVEVIINTEWLVITLVRGGGEVGAAANGSSSWAVASPCAIANMDFVMALIYVMLLLLGAFVGTWPALCGRFKRWRKHGVFVLLTTATSIAIWVVWIVMYTYGNEQHSSPTWDDPTLAIALAANAWAFVLFYVIPEVSQVTKASPEQSYQGDMYPTRGVGYETILKEQTGQSMFVENKAFSMDEPASAKRPVSPYSGYNGQLLTSVYQPTEMTLMHKGPAEGAYDVILPRATANSQVVGSANSTLRAEDMCAAAQGHRVATPPQDGKSSQVFRNPYVWD from the exons ATGGCGGCGCACAGagccctgctgacgtgcctgggactGCCTCTCCTCCTACTCCCGGGAGCCCGGGCCCAGAACGCCCCTCCTGGCTGTAGCCCAGACCTCAATCCCCTCTACTACAACCTGTGCGACCGCTCTGGGGCTTGGGGCATCGTCCTGGAGGCGGTGGCCGGGGCGGGGGTCGTCACCACGTTCGTGCTCACCATCATCCTCGTGGCCAGCCTGCCCTTCGTGCAGGACACCAAGAAGCGCAGCCTGCTAGGCACCCAGGTCTTCTTCCTCCTGGGCACCCTGGGCCTCTTCTGCCTCGTGTTCGCCTGCGTGGTGAAGCCCGACTTCTCCACCTGTACGTCCCGGCGCTTCCTCTTCGGCGTCCTGTTTGCCATCTGCTTCTCCTGCCTGGTGGCCCACGTCTTTGCCCTCAACTTCCTGGCCCGGAAGAACCACGGGCCGCGGGGCTGGGTGATCTTCGTGGTGGCTCTGCTGCTGACCCTGGTGGAGGTCATTATCAACACGGAGTGGTTGGTCATCACCCTGGTGCGAGGGGGCGGCGAGGTTGGTGCCGCGGCCAATGGCAGTTCAAGCTGGGCAGTGGCCTCCCCCTGCGCCATTGCCAACATGGACTTCGTCATGGCGCTCATCTACGTcatgctgctgctcctgggcgCCTTCGTGGGCACCTGGCCTGCCCTGTGCGGCCGCTTCAAGCGCTGGCGCAAGCACGGGGTCTTCGTGCTGCTCACCACGGCCACGTCCATTGCCATCTGGGTGGTGTGGATCGTCATGTACACCTACGGCAACGAGCAGCACAGTAGCCCCACCTGGGACGACCCCACGCTGGCCATCGCCCTCGCCGCCAACGCCTGGGCCTTTGTTCTCTTCTATGTCATCCCCGAGGTCTCCCAGGTGACCAAGGCCAGCCCCGAGCAAAGCTACCAGGGGGACATGTACCCGACCCGGGGCGTGGGCTACGAGACCATCCTCAAGGAGCAGACCGGCCAGAGCATGTTTGTGGAGAACAAGGCTTTCTCCATGGACGAGCCAGCCTCAG CTAAGAGACCGGTGTCCCCGTACAGCGGCTACAACGGGCAGCTGCTGACCAGCGTCTACCAGCCCACTGAGATGACCCTGATGCACAAGGGCCCG GCTGAGGGAGCTTACGACGTCATCCTCCCGCGGGCCACGGCCAACAGCCAGGTGGTGGGCAGTGCCAACTCAACCCTGCGGGCCGAGGACATGTGCGCGGCTGCCCAGGGCCACCGGGTGGCCACACCGCCCCAAGATGGCAAGAGCTCACAGGTCTTTAGAAACCCCTATGTGTGGGACTGA